One window of Microbacterium sediminis genomic DNA carries:
- a CDS encoding VOC family protein encodes MPLFDHLGITVDDLERAAEQFGPVLAALGMEREPGEAEGGIAWYKEGETELILYRAREDGPAPHRHGRVGWQHLAFAVDSRAEVDRLHDIALAAGWTAVRDPKIYPRFSPRYYASFVEDASGIRIEFMHNPPREAD; translated from the coding sequence ATGCCGCTCTTCGATCACCTCGGAATCACCGTCGACGACCTGGAACGCGCCGCGGAGCAGTTCGGCCCCGTGCTCGCCGCCCTCGGGATGGAACGGGAGCCGGGAGAGGCGGAGGGCGGGATCGCCTGGTACAAGGAGGGCGAGACCGAGCTGATCCTCTACCGCGCCCGCGAGGACGGCCCCGCCCCGCACCGGCACGGGCGCGTGGGCTGGCAGCACCTCGCGTTCGCCGTGGACTCGCGCGCCGAGGTCGACCGGCTCCACGACATCGCCCTGGCGGCGGGGTGGACGGCCGTGCGCGATCCGAAGATCTACCCGCGCTTCTCGCCGCGCTACTACGCCTCGTTCGTCGAGGACGCCAGCGGGATCCGCATCGAGTTCATGCACAACCCGCCGCGCGAGGCCGACTGA
- a CDS encoding acyl-CoA thioesterase gives MNLYVRLMLLYLRRVRAPRVSLWDEVRTPFTVVPTDLDVLMHMNNARYLALLDLGRMDLMLRSGFWKTITDRGWYPVVTAQTISYKRSLTLWQRFDLATRMLGFDDRHVYMHQEFHRGGKVVARAVVQARFLRKGGGTVDPSELIALAGGAPDLELPHWVDGWAAATRISHSQG, from the coding sequence GTGAACCTGTACGTCCGGCTGATGCTCCTGTACCTGCGCCGCGTCCGCGCGCCCAGGGTGAGCCTGTGGGATGAGGTGCGCACGCCGTTCACCGTGGTGCCGACCGATCTCGACGTGCTCATGCACATGAACAACGCCCGCTACCTGGCGCTGCTCGACCTCGGCCGCATGGACCTGATGCTGCGCTCGGGCTTCTGGAAGACGATCACGGATCGCGGCTGGTATCCCGTCGTCACCGCCCAGACGATCAGCTACAAGCGCTCGCTCACGCTGTGGCAGCGCTTCGATCTGGCCACGCGCATGCTGGGCTTCGACGACCGCCACGTGTACATGCACCAGGAGTTCCACCGCGGCGGCAAGGTCGTCGCGCGGGCCGTGGTGCAGGCGCGGTTCCTGCGCAAGGGCGGCGGCACCGTCGACCCGTCGGAGCTCATCGCCCTCGCCGGCGGCGCGCCCGATCTCGAGCTGCCGCACTGGGTCGACGGCTGGGCCGCCGCGACCCGGATCTCGCACTCCCAGGGCTGA